A region from the Streptomyces sp. 3214.6 genome encodes:
- a CDS encoding sigma-70 family RNA polymerase sigma factor — translation MGNSTATTTDLDVALEKHRTELTGYCYRMLGSSFEAEDAVQDTLVRAWRSYDKFEGRASLRSWLYRIATNVCLDMLTAGNKRARPMDLSESTPLAQAALSPRPDHTWLEPMPDARVLPTVEDPAEAAVAKESVRLAFMAALQQLPPKQRAVLILREVLAWKASEVAELLGTTVASVNSALQRARATLSEREASGADAAVSDPLDEEQKKLLERYVAAFEGYDMTALTALLHEDAIMTMPPFDLWLTGHDDITGFMTTLGSACEGSRLLPVQVNGLPGFAQYKPDPENGGYTPWSIQILEISDGRLTGFHFYLDTQRWFPLFGLPLHLDGHADKVEQGA, via the coding sequence ATGGGCAACAGCACGGCGACGACGACGGACCTCGACGTCGCACTGGAGAAACACCGGACAGAACTGACGGGCTACTGCTACCGCATGCTGGGCTCCTCCTTCGAGGCGGAGGACGCGGTGCAGGACACCCTGGTGCGCGCCTGGCGGAGCTACGACAAGTTCGAGGGCCGCGCCAGCCTGCGCTCGTGGCTGTACCGGATCGCGACGAACGTGTGTCTGGACATGCTGACGGCCGGCAACAAGCGGGCCAGGCCCATGGACCTGTCCGAGTCCACCCCCCTCGCCCAGGCGGCGCTCTCCCCCCGCCCCGACCACACCTGGCTGGAGCCGATGCCGGACGCCCGTGTGCTGCCGACGGTGGAGGACCCGGCGGAGGCGGCCGTCGCGAAGGAGTCGGTGCGCCTGGCCTTCATGGCCGCGCTGCAGCAGCTCCCGCCGAAGCAGCGGGCGGTGCTCATCCTGCGGGAGGTGCTGGCGTGGAAGGCGAGCGAGGTCGCCGAGCTGCTCGGCACGACGGTCGCCTCGGTCAACAGCGCGCTGCAGCGGGCGCGGGCGACGCTCTCCGAGCGGGAGGCGTCCGGGGCGGACGCGGCGGTGTCCGACCCGCTGGACGAGGAGCAGAAGAAGCTCCTCGAACGCTATGTGGCGGCCTTCGAGGGCTACGACATGACGGCGCTGACGGCCCTCCTCCACGAGGACGCCATCATGACGATGCCGCCGTTCGACCTGTGGCTGACGGGGCACGACGACATCACCGGTTTCATGACCACGCTCGGCTCCGCCTGCGAGGGCTCGCGGCTGCTGCCGGTCCAGGTCAACGGTCTGCCGGGCTTCGCCCAGTACAAGCCGGACCCGGAGAACGGCGGCTACACACCCTGGTCGATCCAGATCCTGGAGATCTCAGACGGCCGTCTCACCGGATTCCACTTCTACCTCGACACCCAACGCTGGTTCCCCCTCTTCGGCCTCCCCCTCCACCTCGACGGGCACGCCGACAAGGTCGAGCAGGGCGCGTAG
- a CDS encoding STAS domain-containing protein: MSCGRSSGLLIVEATTPPVLTLTGPVTREQVAGLADDVRSLLEAGHAGIVVCDVAGIGPPGLAAVELLARLHLAARRAGGRIRLRAPDPALRALLDLVGVPVEVEGEAEEGEPALGVEVEVESGETAV, from the coding sequence ATGAGTTGCGGCCGTTCGTCCGGTCTACTGATCGTGGAAGCGACGACACCCCCCGTACTCACCCTGACCGGCCCCGTCACCCGGGAGCAGGTGGCAGGGCTGGCCGACGATGTGCGAAGTCTGCTGGAGGCCGGCCATGCCGGGATCGTCGTCTGCGATGTCGCCGGCATCGGGCCGCCGGGGCTGGCCGCCGTCGAACTGCTGGCGCGGCTCCATCTGGCCGCACGGCGGGCCGGGGGACGGATACGGCTGCGCGCCCCCGACCCCGCCCTACGCGCCCTGCTCGACCTTGTCGGCGTGCCCGTCGAGGTGGAGGGGGAGGCCGAAGAGGGGGAACCAGCGTTGGGTGTCGAGGTAGAAGTGGAATCCGGTGAGACGGCCGTCTGA